A stretch of Clostridium formicaceticum DNA encodes these proteins:
- a CDS encoding S8 family peptidase: MQFFLKPYRKKFASLLAVFLMVCVMFLSYQQEMAAFAEQKDGFMVSIDNALEDAMEGSPVEGSISSKSVQTVVYETNQGIETIDISEEQQNIAIPTINSEADYVPGQLIVKYKPGMKSVQAAVYEVKGTVMKSFTSDVQLIQVPTTEDVLQTAERLTENPAVEYAEPNYIVRAFDVAGEGGVNDTYFSQQWGLGAIHVADAWTEISDSGSVTVAVIDTGVDREHPDLKGRVLKGRNFIAQNSSGKLYNSEDATDDHGHGTHVSGIIAAVTNNQLGIAGVAGPGNVQILPVKMLNDSGSGTSFDLAQAIRYAGDQGAKIINLSLGSSYPASIERDAIAYVQDLGCLVIAAAGNESSRVEYTYPASYPGVISVAAVDSMKEAAWFSNYGAALDVAAPGVDILSTVPTWLGEQNKKKGEVVYGDLQNGYYQAWSGTSMAAPHVAGVAALYKLLYPEASSLEISEMLAATAEDIGEIGRDIKTGFGLVDAKAMLSREREVRSLAFINPKEGAQVYGNVNISFQLGMPSETIAVDLFLDEVTEDNKLTTIACTGDKMGYSWSWDTRKGPMGEELADGEYRILGIARDVDGQPVGSPSEVSLKVIVKNQITNGLGLEIKAPDGQPATSAQAYVFTKGSEGDGGYTLLGRYYANDNGYIRTPQYHQVEGGYDVFVLGEFQQEEAIETFLYHRHYDAPGSYMIDASKAVKTTLKMQGQMGDLKDPLFCIVPLDVMENHIGVIGPLKGETYTGIYLDQGEYNFYGYWNPENTKMYTVNHQEEATYFLTKRQIINDRTESITITTENAGKILALPYDNQDQTILYLKNNHAGEVWGIPFIERSLTGNVLIVTADQYELKAYVEKKDGENIWGYYLKKEDLVTIPSDLNQPVEVAFGGSLHIAKFEPQGGGSLSKGDTLRTVNQFADAAGNSLTQIYGPSSYSLVDSASLFMLQQQETGEEEVYSCQQEDGFQKIEVQNSRYIYPTFSVYDHDMKLLYEYATWSYFTESRWNSAKDYPGELPPQAGTYRAKLSLRTGPLAEDGDITEEFFDFELTVPGGQETVDIVVKDRNGNLPAAYARVDIYKWGATEGGWQMVQSYTADNNGVVRLSQHMDLNPEGKNFVVVRTQRSCTFKDFTNLGELNNLSFSDTEMVDLRIYDKDGNKQVESVKIPIYHMDTLVTEVSLRIDQYNSHVYLKAGVYPYIYTQFNKGMSAYLIGEKDFVVKNTSIADPLTLVFDGGNTAHVQAAATAEFTAPVIKLALTKGAQFALPEVNTQYFSQLYLTPDEYVTDIQIKCISSEKLYDFSVGTENHVHLESGEKYQWKFGEPATIALVLDKNDLVENEHLTGKIYMKDVQGNRIKTITKEATAITPTLRIYQQQDDGEEMLLKESSLETDWCSLDISLPENIAYGTYRVELSYDTLLKTPEETGYLFTVNSKSTGTKSPCYQLNPIVNAAYIIGTTVDGIPMMTVKEGVAGLTHFTVDITAIKEHEGEETLVFVHLREGVQIGINSISADFDKRSVEQWGFDVLAGDVVKVYMVDHLSSRLDVNPIILH, translated from the coding sequence TTGCAGTTTTTTTTAAAACCCTACAGAAAAAAATTTGCGTCATTGCTGGCTGTATTTTTAATGGTTTGCGTCATGTTCTTATCCTATCAACAGGAGATGGCTGCTTTTGCAGAGCAGAAAGATGGATTTATGGTGAGCATAGATAATGCATTAGAAGATGCAATGGAGGGATCACCTGTTGAGGGTAGCATCAGTAGCAAAAGTGTCCAAACAGTTGTTTATGAAACAAACCAAGGTATAGAAACTATAGATATTTCTGAAGAACAGCAGAATATAGCTATACCCACGATAAATAGTGAAGCAGATTATGTACCGGGTCAGTTGATCGTCAAGTATAAACCCGGTATGAAAAGTGTACAAGCAGCTGTTTATGAAGTAAAAGGAACCGTGATGAAATCCTTCACATCGGATGTGCAGCTGATTCAAGTTCCTACAACAGAAGATGTATTGCAGACAGCGGAAAGACTAACGGAAAATCCTGCTGTGGAATATGCAGAGCCCAACTACATTGTACGGGCCTTTGATGTTGCGGGTGAAGGTGGTGTAAATGATACTTACTTTTCACAACAATGGGGCTTAGGGGCCATTCATGTAGCGGATGCCTGGACCGAAATCAGTGACAGTGGCTCTGTAACTGTAGCGGTAATTGATACCGGTGTAGATAGGGAACATCCTGATTTAAAAGGTAGGGTGTTGAAGGGACGTAATTTTATTGCGCAAAATAGCAGTGGAAAACTATATAACAGTGAAGATGCTACGGATGATCATGGACATGGTACCCATGTATCAGGAATTATAGCTGCTGTTACCAACAATCAATTAGGTATAGCGGGGGTTGCGGGCCCAGGAAATGTACAAATACTTCCAGTCAAAATGCTTAATGATTCTGGTAGCGGCACATCCTTTGATTTAGCACAAGCCATTCGGTATGCAGGTGATCAAGGAGCAAAAATTATCAATCTTAGCTTAGGGTCTAGCTATCCAGCAAGCATAGAACGGGATGCTATTGCTTATGTTCAGGACTTAGGCTGCTTAGTGATCGCTGCTGCTGGAAATGAGAGCAGTCGCGTGGAATATACTTATCCTGCCTCTTATCCAGGGGTGATATCTGTAGCAGCTGTAGATAGCATGAAGGAAGCCGCTTGGTTTTCTAATTATGGCGCTGCATTAGATGTAGCGGCTCCTGGTGTAGATATTTTAAGTACGGTGCCTACTTGGCTAGGTGAACAAAATAAGAAAAAGGGTGAAGTAGTGTATGGTGATCTCCAAAACGGCTACTATCAAGCATGGAGTGGTACATCTATGGCAGCACCTCATGTGGCAGGAGTAGCTGCTCTTTATAAGTTACTTTATCCAGAAGCCAGTTCCTTGGAAATATCCGAGATGTTGGCAGCTACAGCAGAGGATATTGGGGAAATTGGTCGTGATATAAAAACAGGTTTTGGTTTGGTAGATGCTAAGGCTATGTTGAGCAGAGAACGTGAAGTACGCTCTCTAGCATTTATAAATCCAAAAGAAGGAGCACAGGTCTATGGAAATGTAAACATTAGTTTCCAACTTGGTATGCCCAGTGAGACGATAGCGGTGGATCTCTTTCTTGATGAAGTAACGGAAGACAATAAGTTGACAACCATTGCTTGTACTGGAGATAAAATGGGTTATTCCTGGAGCTGGGATACCCGCAAAGGACCTATGGGTGAGGAATTAGCTGATGGAGAGTATAGAATTTTGGGTATAGCGCGGGATGTAGATGGACAACCGGTGGGCAGCCCCAGCGAGGTTTCATTAAAGGTCATTGTGAAAAATCAAATTACCAATGGTTTAGGGTTAGAAATTAAAGCACCAGATGGTCAACCTGCCACCAGTGCCCAAGCTTATGTTTTTACAAAAGGAAGTGAAGGGGACGGAGGCTATACACTTTTAGGTCGTTACTATGCCAATGATAACGGCTACATACGTACACCACAGTATCATCAAGTAGAAGGTGGTTATGATGTTTTTGTTTTAGGAGAGTTCCAGCAGGAAGAAGCTATAGAAACCTTTTTATACCACCGTCATTATGATGCCCCTGGATCCTATATGATTGATGCTTCTAAGGCAGTGAAAACCACATTGAAAATGCAGGGACAAATGGGGGATTTGAAGGACCCGTTATTTTGTATTGTACCCTTAGACGTTATGGAAAATCATATCGGCGTGATAGGTCCGCTAAAGGGTGAAACATATACAGGAATATACTTAGATCAAGGGGAGTATAACTTTTATGGTTACTGGAACCCTGAAAACACTAAGATGTATACCGTCAATCACCAAGAAGAAGCTACTTATTTCCTTACGAAGCGACAAATCATCAATGATAGGACAGAAAGTATTACAATTACAACAGAAAATGCTGGGAAAATTTTAGCATTGCCTTATGACAATCAGGATCAGACGATACTTTATTTAAAAAATAACCATGCAGGAGAGGTTTGGGGAATTCCCTTTATAGAACGTTCTTTAACAGGCAATGTATTGATCGTAACAGCAGATCAATATGAGTTAAAGGCCTATGTTGAGAAAAAAGATGGAGAGAATATTTGGGGATACTATTTGAAGAAAGAAGATTTGGTAACGATTCCATCGGATTTAAATCAACCAGTGGAGGTTGCCTTTGGTGGCAGTTTGCATATTGCTAAGTTTGAACCTCAAGGTGGAGGAAGCTTAAGCAAAGGTGATACTTTAAGGACTGTAAATCAATTTGCAGATGCAGCAGGTAACAGCCTCACACAAATTTATGGACCTTCCTCTTACTCCTTAGTGGATAGTGCATCCTTGTTTATGCTACAACAGCAAGAAACAGGAGAAGAAGAGGTTTATAGCTGCCAGCAGGAAGATGGTTTTCAGAAGATAGAAGTTCAAAACAGTAGATATATTTATCCTACTTTCTCTGTTTATGATCATGATATGAAATTACTTTATGAATATGCAACCTGGTCTTATTTTACAGAGAGCCGCTGGAATTCCGCTAAGGATTATCCCGGTGAATTGCCACCTCAGGCGGGTACCTATAGGGCAAAGTTGTCGCTGAGAACAGGACCTCTAGCTGAAGATGGAGATATAACAGAGGAATTTTTCGACTTTGAATTGACTGTTCCAGGTGGACAGGAAACCGTGGATATTGTCGTCAAAGATCGCAATGGCAATCTTCCTGCAGCATATGCCAGAGTAGATATTTATAAATGGGGTGCAACAGAAGGCGGGTGGCAAATGGTACAATCCTATACTGCCGATAATAATGGGGTGGTACGTCTTTCACAGCATATGGATTTGAATCCAGAAGGCAAGAATTTTGTTGTTGTTAGGACCCAGCGATCCTGTACCTTTAAGGATTTTACAAATTTAGGTGAATTAAACAACCTTAGTTTCTCAGATACGGAAATGGTGGATTTACGTATCTATGATAAGGATGGCAATAAACAGGTAGAATCTGTAAAAATACCAATTTATCATATGGATACACTTGTGACGGAGGTTTCATTGCGTATCGATCAGTACAATTCTCATGTATATCTAAAAGCTGGTGTATATCCCTATATTTATACACAGTTTAACAAAGGGATGAGTGCTTATCTTATAGGGGAAAAAGATTTTGTTGTGAAAAATACTTCAATAGCAGATCCTTTAACACTTGTATTTGATGGTGGTAATACAGCCCATGTGCAGGCTGCAGCTACAGCGGAATTTACAGCACCAGTGATTAAGCTGGCGTTGACAAAAGGAGCACAGTTTGCGCTGCCAGAGGTAAATACCCAATATTTTAGCCAGCTTTACCTTACACCAGATGAATATGTGACGGATATCCAAATAAAGTGTATTTCTTCGGAGAAGCTATATGATTTTAGTGTAGGTACGGAGAATCATGTTCATTTAGAATCAGGGGAGAAATACCAATGGAAATTTGGAGAGCCAGCGACCATTGCTCTTGTCCTTGATAAAAATGATCTCGTTGAAAATGAACACTTAACAGGCAAAATTTATATGAAAGATGTGCAGGGTAACAGAATCAAAACAATTACCAAAGAAGCTACTGCCATCACACCTACTTTGCGGATTTATCAACAGCAGGATGATGGAGAAGAAATGCTTCTTAAAGAAAGCAGTCTTGAAACAGACTGGTGTTCATTAGATATTTCTTTGCCAGAGAATATAGCCTATGGTACTTATCGGGTGGAACTAAGCTATGATACGCTGCTAAAGACGCCTGAAGAAACCGGCTATTTATTCACTGTTAACTCCAAGAGCACTGGTACAAAATCCCCTTGCTATCAGTTAAATCCCATAGTGAATGCTGCTTATATAATAGGGACTACAGTAGATGGCATTCCCATGATGACAGTGAAGGAGGGGGTTGCAGGTCTTACACACTTTACTGTAGATATTACTGCTATTAAAGAGCATGAGGGAGAGGAGACACTGGTATTTGTGCATTTAAGAGAGGGTGTACAGATAGGAATAAACAGCATTTCTGCAGATTTTGATAAAAGGTCTGTGGAACAGTGGGGTTTTGATGTCCTTGCTGGAGATGTGGTGAAGGTTTATATGGTAGATCATTTAAGTAGTAGACTTGATGTAAATCCTATTATTCTTCACTAG